The Anolis sagrei isolate rAnoSag1 chromosome 10, rAnoSag1.mat, whole genome shotgun sequence genome has a window encoding:
- the TSC22D3 gene encoding TSC22 domain family protein 3 isoform X2, protein MSTGVYQSAMEVAVYQLHNFSISFFSSLLGGDVVSVKLDNSASGASVVAIDNKIEQAMDLVKNHLMFAVREEVEVLKEQIKELAEKNSQLERENSLLRNLASPEQLQRFQSCLPLEGPPSPSPSPTSSSSAAILASSGEKQSALGPGVVPGQHRAGSAV, encoded by the exons ATGAGCACCGGTGTGTACCAGTCTGCCATGGAAGTGGCAGTGTACCAGCTGCACAACttttccatctccttcttctcctccttgctGGGCGGAGACGTGGTCTCAGTCAAGCTGGACAACAG TGCCTCCGGGGCCAGTGTGGTCGCTATCGACAACAAGATCGAGCAAGCCATG GATCTGGTCAAGAACCACCTGATGTTTGCCGTGCGGGAAGAGGTGGAGGTCCTGAAGGAGCAGATCAAGGAGCTGGCCGAGAAGAACTCCCAGCTGGAACGGGAGAACAGCCTCCTGCGCAACTTAGCCAGCCCCGAACAGCTCCAACGCTTCCAGTCTTGCCTGCCGCTGGAGGGGCctccctcaccctcaccctcaccgacctcctcctcctccgccgccatcTTGGCCTCCTCTGGGGAGAAGCAGAGCGCCTTGGGGCCGGGAGTTGTCCCGGGGCAGCACCGGGCAGGCTCTGCGGTGTAA